The Oncorhynchus nerka isolate Pitt River linkage group LG3, Oner_Uvic_2.0, whole genome shotgun sequence genome includes the window CTACAGACTGAGTCACGTGACCGTGGCTtgttatataaagcaggcaggcattgaggcattcagttactaaTGTTTgattgaatgttagaatgggcaaagCCAGTGACCTAAGTGACCTGAGAGTGATATGATCGTCGGTGTCAGGCATGCCAGATCTCAGGAACGGCCAATggcctgggcttttcacgcacagCAGTGTCTACGGTTTCCCAGGAATGGAAAAACAAAAagcatccagtcagcggcagtcctgtgggcgaaaacagcttgttgatgagaggtcgaaggagattAGCAAGAATCATGCAAACTAACAgacgggccacaaacaggcaaataacggcacaggacaacagtggtgtgcagaacggcatctcggaacgcacgtctcgtcggtccttgtcacggatgggctattgcagcagacgaccacacagggttccactcctatcagccaaaaacaagaagaagtggcTCCAGTAGGCTCAAGATCACCAACAGTGAACAATTGATGAGTGGAAAAACCTTCaacgaatcccggttcctgttgcgtcatgctgatggaaGAGTCAGGATTTGCCGTAAGCAGCATGTGTCCGtggacccatcctgcctggtgtcaacggtacaggctggtggcggtggtgtacCACTGTCCAATCTGCAGCAACCGTGTGATGCCATCGCATCAGCATGGACTAACATCCCGGTGGAACGTTTCTGACTTTTAGAGTCCATGCCgcaaagaattcaggctgttctggaggcaaaggggggtccgacctggtactagataggtgtacctaataaactgaaaGTAGATTTTTGACTCGTTCTCCTTCCGTATTTCCTCTTTATTTAGACAgtttaaaatgtagatgtaaaGGTACAGTTGTAGAAGAGAGAAAGTCAGAAAGAGGCTGGGGAtttaatgtgtcaatgtggacaaTATGTGTTCAGTAAACTACAGCACTACCGCTGTGACTCCAGTGTAGGTTTGCAAATATTTTGTCCCGAGTGAGACATCTTGCATCACGCTCATCTGCAATATCAGTGTTTCATACTGCTGCTCATAGTATAGCTTAGTTTGAATGTGTACCTTGTAGCAGTAGCCGGGCAGTAGGCAGCTGGTTGACAGTGTACAGGTAGAAGGTACGTGAAGGGGCGTGGTCAGGAGTCTTAGGAATTTCCTAGGGTGGAAAAACACAGGTCAGCATGATAATGTATGGTTTGTAtagtgtgtgttttacctgtagTTGTACCAGGTTCTCTGACAGCAGTGTGTACAGCATGTCTTTGGCCTCCTTGGCAGGGATCATAGCAAAGTCCTCCACCTGCTTCTGCTCCAGGTTTCCTTAGCAACAGACGGAAGATCCTAGCCGACCGCGAGCCAATCCTGTCAATGGGAAAGGTTGAATGAGTGACACCCTACAAGTTATGTAGCCACCGTGGGCTAAACACAGTAAATGGACACAGACCAACtctgacaaacacagacacaccgaCCTCTCCTGTACCACAGACTCCAGTGTGGCTCTCGCCAGGTTGGCCAGGGCTCTTTGGAGATCTGAGTGGTCAGTCAAGAAACGACCACTTACAACTGTATCATGAAATACTGGAAATTACCTATTATACaatagtgtgtggtgtgtggatgAGAAACTCAAAACAAGTTTCATCAGGGTTGTAAAAGGATACTGACCAGGTACATTCCACCTCCACTGTCACCTGATTTCCCCACAAACTCCAtctgaggaacagagggagggagaaacatcaGTTTACCAGCCCCCTAGGCACGGATCCAAGGTCAGTTCTGCAATTGACCTCCCAATCGTTACGGTtgggatatggggaggggaatCTGATCCTTGATCTGCTCCTACCGGGTCATCCACCAGAAGGGAGAGGTACTGGTCCAGGATTGGTCTGCTGATGCTGTAGTTGGGCAGGAGGGAGCGGAAGATCTCattggctgagagaggctgagtgtCGGCGGCagtctgtgtggtggtaaccTCACTCATCCTCAACATAGTTCTCACTACTGGTCTGTGGGGGGGAAGAGAGCGGTCTTTTTCACTCaggccccccttccagcattggggaacatcccgTATGACacatctatttctatgggcacaagcactgttcatgataCAAACAGTTCAcactagaggtcggccgattaattagggccgatttcaagttttcataacaatcggaaatcggtatttttgggcgccgatttaaaaattatatttttttacacctttatttaaccaggcaagtcagttaggaacacattcttattttcaatgacgacctaggaacggtgggttaactgcctcgttcaggggcagaaagacagattttcaccttgtcagctcgggggatccaatcttgcgaccttacagttaactagtccaacgcaataacgacctgcctctctctcgttgcactccacaaggagactgcctgttacgcaaatgcagtaagccaaggtaagttgctagctagcattaaacttatcttataacaAACAATCAGTCATAATCActtgttaactacacatggttgatgatattactagatattatctagcatgtcctgtgttgcatatagtctgactgagcatacaagtatctaactgagcagtggtaggcagaagcaggcgcgtaaacattcattcaaacagcactttcgtgtgttttgccagcagctcttcattgtgcgtcaagccttgcgctgtttatgacttcaaacctatcaactcccgagatgaggctggtgtgaccgaagtgaaatggctggctagttagcgcacgctaatagcgtttcaaacttcagtcgctctgagccttggggtggttgtttcccttgctctgcatgggtaacgctgtttcgatggtggctgttgtcgttgtgttgctggttcgagcccagggaggagcgaggagagggacggaagccatactgttacactggcaatattaaagtgcctataagaacatctactagtcaaaggttaatgaaatacaaatggtatagagggaaatagtcctataataactacaacctaaaacttcttacctgggaatattgaaaactcatgttaaaaggaaccaccagctttcatatgttctcatgttctgagcaaggaactgaaacattagctttcttacatagcacatattgctcttttacgttcttctccaacactgtttttgcattatttaaaccaaattgaacatgtttcattatctacttgaggctaaattgattttattgatgtattatattaagttaaaataagtgttaattcagtattgttgtaattgtcattattacaaatacattttttaaattaatttttaaaaatcggcatcggcttttttgtcctccaataatcggtatcggcgttgaaaaatcataatcggttctTCATCTAGTTCACACCCGTCTTGTTGGTGGAGAAAACATCTGGTAGGTTTAAAgctttcctgcaattctacacattttatcTTGAAGTGCAGAGAAAATGTtgccattttttatttatttaactaggccacGCCCTCCCTGCTAACCCCTCAGTTTGGGAATCACTGACTTAGACCACCCCCATTAAATCTCTCCTGGTCTACAAGCATACCGAGGTGGTCTGTAGGGGTCTGTGACACTGACCTGGTCCAGTTTGCTGGCCACAGCACTAATGATGGCCTGGTCTCTGAAGTGCTGATGGAACCTCTCAAAGTTCACCTGCCAGTAGATCCCCTCATCACCACACGactggaaagagagggagggaggagatattCCTTATTGAGAGGAGTAAAAGAAAAACGGAACAAGGTTCTCTGATTCTCTATAGCAGCCCATTATCTCTGAGTGTCAAGAGTAGAGGGTCTGACCTCTGAGTCCATCTTGactttcttccctcctctctgctcctcactGTCGTCACTGGAGCGTCTGCGCTTCCCACAACCTGCCCCACAAACACAACAAGCGAGTGTATAGCAACTATTTACTGAATTACATATAGCAGGAGGTTTACATGTGGGTAAGCACACAGGTGAAAAGGTACTACGTGTTATATGAGACAAAGTGTTTGCGGTACCTATGAGTGTGACATGGGGCAGTGTGTAGCAGTCGGGGTTGCT containing:
- the LOC115126743 gene encoding DNA-directed RNA polymerase III subunit RPC3-like, with product MTAQELWLCGLLLQEHFGEDSTVLVSSGRRGPGSPVRYRASCERVLSVLRYIYTAKTLYGDTGELIVEEVLQRGHMTLSNTVKTVADRLTHNMEEGRSMEYSEVVSAFSKLVETHFLQRCPPVAEMGTAATSTAPPTAESNPDCYTLPHVTLIGCGKRRRSSDDSEEQRGGKKVKMDSESCGDEGIYWQVNFERFHQHFRDQAIISAVASKLDQVSVTDPYRPPRPVVRTMLRMSEVTTTQTAADTQPLSANEIFRSLLPNYSISRPILDQYLSLLVDDPMEFVGKSGNLEQKQVEDFAMIPAKEAKDMLYTLLSENLVQLQEIPKTPDHAPSRTFYLYTVNQLPTARLLLQGCVSTVANLIERRLFETKENKRLLEKSQRIEAILASLQASGAEPEQLTGWTLQRTRWMRLFLLESYIFSTKTK